cgaGTCGTTTTtaagaaacaaaaaatataacCGAAATAGTCGAACCATATCTATAAAAAAAAGCTTGAAAACTACCGAAACTAGAAATAAGAATTAAAGAAGAAACTAATAACAAAGGCACCGATAACAGGAGGGACTAAAGGACATACTCAGACAACATGGATCAGGCgatcttttgaacattttatcTTGGACTTTTTGCTTGGTTATGTGTCTTCTTTGTGAAGGCTGAAGACCCATACAGATTTTTTACATTTGAAGTTACATACGGACAAATTTCTCCTCTTGGTGTTTCACAAAGGGTAAGAGTCAACACACTTCTATTTATTGCACACttcaagatgatgatgatatctTAACTTATAATCTCTTTTTTTTCTACCATTAATTTAGGGCATATTTATCAATGGGAAGTTCCCAGGCCCAACCATTTACTGTATCACCAACGACAATGTAATTGTCAATGTCATTAACAAGCTGGATGAGCCCTTTATTATCACCTGGTAAGTACTTTCCCTTGATTTGATTTTGTGTTCTTTTTTGCTTTCTATGATCATGGCTCATATGACTATATGAATTTCTATTTACTCTAGAATAGGAATTTTATCAAACAAAGAAAGACCTCATGGCAAGATGGAGTTTTGGGGACAAACTGCCCAATCCCAC
The genomic region above belongs to Lactuca sativa cultivar Salinas chromosome 4, Lsat_Salinas_v11, whole genome shotgun sequence and contains:
- the LOC111894440 gene encoding L-ascorbate oxidase homolog; translation: YLGLFAWLCVFFVKAEDPYRFFTFEVTYGQISPLGVSQRGIFINGKFPGPTIYCITNDNVIVNVINKLDEPFIITWNFIKQRKTSWQDGVLGTNCPIPPNSNWTYQMQMKDQIGTYSYFPSTKMHRAVGGFGAINIRARVVIFVPYLKPVEEFTLLISDWWKSDKKLFSNH